One Streptomyces lincolnensis genomic region harbors:
- a CDS encoding pectate lyase family protein, which yields MRLRHIVAVGAMLGILSIPAHAEARDLGRDTLPANDGWAAAGAGTTGGSAADADHVFTVTDRAGLVRALDGGSATPKIIKIAGTIDANTDDDGDHLDCSDYTTGGYSLRKYLAAYDPRTWGSAKPSGEQEVARQASAKKQAERVELLVGSNTTIVGLKSAVLKGASLQVKNADNVIVRNLDLRDAYDCFPVWQPNTGGLGDWKTAYDTLWLSGATHVWVDHVTLSDKGHPDAAEPTHFARNYLRHDGLLDITNGSDLITVSWSRFAGHDKAMLIGNGDTATGDRGRLRVTLHHNEFESVVQRAPRVRFGQVHLYNNRYVVPEDAHDYRYSIGVSTESAIHAENNAFHTPGHVEAADLVKSWNGTALHQRGTLFNGYPVDLLAIHNAYNSGSERDLTADVGWTPTLHTKIDSAATADREVARGAGAGRLL from the coding sequence ATGAGGCTCCGTCACATCGTCGCTGTGGGAGCCATGTTGGGGATCCTGAGCATTCCCGCCCACGCCGAGGCCCGCGACCTCGGCCGCGACACCCTGCCCGCGAACGACGGGTGGGCCGCCGCGGGAGCGGGCACCACCGGAGGATCGGCCGCCGACGCGGACCACGTCTTCACCGTCACCGACCGCGCCGGACTGGTCCGCGCCCTGGACGGCGGCAGCGCCACCCCGAAGATCATCAAGATCGCCGGGACCATCGACGCCAACACCGACGACGACGGCGACCACCTGGACTGCTCCGACTACACCACCGGCGGCTACAGCCTCAGGAAGTACCTGGCCGCCTACGACCCCCGCACCTGGGGGTCCGCCAAGCCGAGCGGCGAGCAGGAGGTGGCCCGCCAGGCTTCCGCGAAGAAGCAGGCCGAGCGGGTCGAACTGCTCGTCGGCTCGAACACCACGATCGTGGGACTCAAGAGCGCCGTCCTCAAGGGCGCGAGCCTCCAGGTCAAGAACGCGGACAACGTCATCGTCCGCAACCTCGACCTGCGGGACGCCTACGACTGCTTCCCCGTCTGGCAGCCCAACACCGGCGGCCTCGGCGACTGGAAGACGGCCTACGACACCCTGTGGCTGTCCGGGGCGACACACGTCTGGGTCGACCACGTGACCCTGAGCGACAAGGGCCACCCGGACGCCGCCGAGCCCACCCACTTCGCCCGCAACTACCTGCGCCACGACGGCCTGCTGGACATCACCAACGGGTCCGACCTGATCACCGTCTCCTGGAGCCGGTTCGCCGGCCACGACAAGGCGATGCTCATCGGCAACGGCGACACGGCCACCGGCGACCGCGGCAGGCTCCGGGTGACCCTGCACCACAACGAGTTCGAGTCCGTCGTCCAGCGCGCGCCGCGCGTCCGCTTCGGACAGGTGCACCTCTACAACAACCGGTACGTCGTCCCCGAGGACGCCCACGACTACCGCTACTCGATCGGCGTCTCCACCGAGTCCGCGATCCACGCCGAGAACAACGCCTTCCACACCCCCGGCCACGTCGAGGCCGCCGACCTGGTCAAGAGCTGGAACGGCACCGCCCTGCACCAGCGGGGCACCCTCTTCAACGGCTATCCGGTGGACCTGCTCGCCATCCACAACGCCTACAACTCGGGCAGCGAGCGTGATCTCACGGCGGACGTCGGCTGGACACCTACCCTGCACACAAAGATCGACAGCGCCGCCACGGCCGACCGAGAGGTGGCACGCGGCGCGGGCGCAGGGAGGCTGCTGTGA
- a CDS encoding carbohydrate ABC transporter permease: MITKEATKVAPAPARPTLDPPRPLKAGHNWDEVPRWQIYLPLSIYLVFTLIPFYWILLFAVRPPGSTSLLPWPMTFQHFEKVWTERSFGTYFENSVLVGVATLLMTTLVALAGGYALARFNFKVKRAFMLGLLCSQFVPGALLLVPLFEIFAELQMINSLGSVILAETVFQLPLSIILISNFIKNVPYSLEEAAWVDGCNRFTAFRIVVLPLLRPGLIAVGSFAFVHSWNHFLFALMFLNNQEKQTIPVGLNTLMSADSVDLGALAAGGIIAAVPVVVVFAFIQKWLITGFSAGAVKG, encoded by the coding sequence GTGATCACCAAGGAGGCCACCAAGGTGGCGCCCGCTCCCGCGCGCCCGACCCTGGACCCCCCGCGCCCGCTGAAGGCCGGCCACAACTGGGACGAGGTCCCGCGCTGGCAGATCTATCTGCCGCTGTCGATCTATCTCGTCTTCACCCTGATCCCGTTCTACTGGATCCTGCTCTTCGCGGTCCGCCCGCCGGGCTCGACCTCGCTGCTGCCCTGGCCGATGACGTTCCAGCACTTCGAGAAGGTGTGGACCGAGCGGTCCTTCGGCACCTACTTCGAGAACAGCGTGCTCGTCGGTGTCGCCACCCTGCTGATGACGACCCTCGTCGCGCTGGCCGGCGGCTACGCCCTCGCCCGGTTCAATTTCAAGGTCAAGCGGGCCTTCATGCTCGGCCTGCTGTGCTCCCAGTTCGTGCCGGGCGCGCTGCTGCTGGTGCCGCTGTTCGAGATCTTCGCCGAGCTCCAGATGATCAACTCGCTGGGCAGCGTCATCCTCGCGGAGACGGTCTTCCAGCTACCGCTGTCGATCATCCTGATCAGCAACTTCATCAAGAACGTGCCGTACTCCCTGGAGGAGGCGGCCTGGGTCGACGGCTGCAACAGGTTCACGGCCTTCCGGATCGTGGTGCTGCCGCTGCTGCGGCCCGGTCTGATCGCCGTCGGCTCCTTCGCCTTCGTGCACTCCTGGAACCACTTCCTGTTCGCCCTGATGTTCCTCAACAACCAGGAGAAGCAGACCATCCCGGTCGGCCTCAACACCCTGATGAGCGCGGACAGCGTCGACCTCGGCGCGCTCGCCGCGGGCGGCATCATCGCCGCCGTACCCGTGGTGGTCGTGTTCGCCTTCATCCAGAAGTGGCTGATCACCGGCTTCAGCGCGGGGGCGGTGAAGGGATGA
- a CDS encoding carbohydrate ABC transporter permease yields MAQAAAVAKPPAPPRRRRTSATPRRLPYLLIAPAALLMLGFIAYPVLSVFYYSLQNYNPTKPWRNGYAGFDNFVHAFTTDPVFWDTLVFSAKWVVVEVGLQLLFGLALALIVNQTFAGRALGRAMVFSPWAVSGVLTSAIWVLLYNSQTGITRYLADMGIGSYGTSWLSDTSTVFPAAIVADLWRGVPFFAILILADLQSVSKDLYEAAEVDGASRIQQFWHITLPHLKDAIVLSTLLRAVWEFNNVDLLYTLTGGGPAGETTTLPLYIANTSVDAHNFGYASALTTVAFVILLFCSMVYLRLSKFGGQDK; encoded by the coding sequence ATGGCCCAAGCCGCAGCCGTGGCGAAACCGCCCGCGCCACCCCGGCGGCGCCGTACCTCCGCCACGCCCCGCAGGCTCCCGTACCTGCTGATCGCCCCGGCGGCCCTGCTCATGCTGGGCTTCATCGCCTACCCGGTGCTCAGCGTCTTCTACTACAGCCTGCAGAACTACAACCCCACCAAGCCGTGGCGCAACGGGTACGCGGGCTTCGACAACTTCGTCCACGCCTTCACCACCGACCCCGTCTTCTGGGACACCCTGGTCTTCAGCGCCAAATGGGTCGTCGTCGAGGTCGGCCTCCAGCTGCTGTTCGGGCTGGCGCTGGCCCTCATCGTCAACCAGACCTTCGCGGGCCGGGCGCTGGGACGGGCCATGGTCTTCTCCCCGTGGGCAGTCTCCGGCGTGCTGACCTCCGCGATCTGGGTGCTGCTCTACAACTCCCAGACCGGCATCACCCGTTACCTCGCGGACATGGGCATCGGCAGCTACGGCACCAGCTGGCTGTCGGACACCTCGACCGTCTTCCCGGCGGCGATCGTCGCCGACCTGTGGCGCGGTGTGCCCTTCTTCGCGATCCTCATCCTCGCCGACCTCCAGTCCGTCTCGAAGGATCTCTACGAGGCCGCCGAGGTCGACGGGGCCAGCCGGATCCAGCAGTTCTGGCACATCACGCTGCCGCACCTGAAGGACGCCATCGTCCTGTCCACGCTGCTGCGCGCGGTGTGGGAGTTCAACAACGTCGACCTGCTCTACACGCTCACCGGCGGCGGCCCGGCGGGGGAGACGACCACCCTCCCGCTCTACATCGCCAACACATCCGTCGACGCCCACAACTTCGGTTACGCGTCCGCTCTGACCACGGTCGCGTTCGTGATCCTGCTGTTCTGCTCGATGGTCTATCTGCGGCTGAGCAAGTTCGGAGGTCAGGACAAGTGA
- the araD gene encoding L-arabinonate dehydratase, translated as MTDRKRLKPEELRSHQWYGVEGQLRTWSHNARMRQLGYEAEEYQGRPVIAVLNTWSDINPCHVHLRERAEAVKRGVWQAGGFPLEFPVATLSETYQKPTPMLYRNLLAMETEELLRSYPIDAAVLLGGCDKSTPALLMGAASADTPSLFVPAGPMLPGHWRGETLGSGTDMWKYWDEHRAGNLTDCELRELQGGLARSPGHCMTMGTASTMTAAAETLGMTLPGASSIPAVDSGHERMAAASGRRAVELAWTGLRPSEILTREAFEDAVTTVLGLGGSTNAVIHLIAMAGRAGVKLTLDDFDHIARTVPVLANVRPGGQTYLMEDYHFAGGLPAFLSRITDLLHLDRPTVNGTLGEQIEGVEVHNDDVIRPRDNPVASEGGVAVLRGNLCPDGAVIKHISAERHLLKHTGRAVVFDDYRTMQRTINDPSLDITADSVLVLRNAGPKGGPGMPEYGMLPLPDHLLKQGVRDMVRISDARMSGTSYGTCVLHVAPESYVGGPLALVRTGDTITLDVEARSLQLNVDDEELERRRAEWTPPPVRYERGYGALYNEQITQADTGCDFEFLARQGKTPDSHAG; from the coding sequence ATGACCGACAGAAAGCGCCTGAAGCCGGAGGAACTGCGCAGTCACCAGTGGTACGGCGTCGAGGGCCAGCTGCGCACCTGGTCGCACAACGCCCGTATGCGCCAGCTCGGTTACGAGGCGGAGGAGTACCAGGGCCGCCCGGTGATCGCCGTCCTCAACACCTGGTCCGACATCAACCCCTGCCACGTCCATCTGCGCGAGCGCGCCGAGGCCGTCAAGCGGGGAGTGTGGCAGGCCGGCGGTTTCCCGCTGGAGTTCCCGGTCGCCACGCTCTCGGAGACCTACCAGAAGCCCACCCCGATGCTCTACCGCAACCTCCTCGCCATGGAGACGGAGGAGCTGCTGCGGTCGTATCCGATCGACGCGGCGGTGCTCCTCGGCGGCTGCGACAAGTCGACGCCCGCGCTGCTCATGGGCGCGGCCTCGGCCGACACACCGTCGCTCTTCGTGCCCGCGGGGCCGATGCTGCCGGGGCACTGGCGCGGTGAGACCCTCGGGTCCGGCACCGACATGTGGAAGTACTGGGACGAGCACCGCGCGGGCAACCTCACGGACTGCGAACTGCGGGAACTCCAGGGCGGGTTGGCGCGGTCGCCGGGCCACTGCATGACCATGGGGACCGCGTCCACGATGACCGCGGCGGCGGAGACCCTCGGCATGACCCTGCCCGGTGCCTCCTCCATCCCGGCCGTCGACTCCGGGCACGAGCGGATGGCCGCCGCCTCCGGGCGCCGCGCCGTGGAACTCGCCTGGACCGGGCTCAGGCCGTCCGAGATCCTCACCCGCGAGGCCTTCGAGGACGCCGTCACCACCGTCCTCGGCCTCGGCGGCTCCACCAACGCCGTCATCCATCTGATCGCCATGGCGGGCCGCGCGGGCGTCAAGCTCACCCTGGACGACTTCGACCACATCGCGCGCACCGTGCCGGTGCTGGCGAACGTCCGGCCCGGCGGACAGACGTACCTCATGGAGGACTACCACTTCGCCGGCGGCCTGCCCGCCTTCCTCTCACGGATCACCGACCTGCTCCACCTGGACCGGCCGACCGTCAACGGCACCCTGGGGGAACAGATCGAGGGCGTCGAGGTCCACAACGACGACGTCATCCGGCCTCGCGACAACCCGGTCGCGAGCGAGGGCGGGGTCGCCGTGCTGCGCGGCAACCTCTGCCCGGACGGCGCGGTGATCAAGCACATCTCCGCCGAGCGGCACCTGCTCAAGCACACCGGACGCGCGGTCGTCTTCGACGACTACAGGACCATGCAGCGGACCATCAACGACCCGTCGCTGGACATCACCGCCGACAGCGTGCTGGTGCTGCGCAACGCGGGACCCAAGGGCGGGCCCGGCATGCCCGAGTACGGCATGCTGCCGCTGCCCGACCATCTGCTCAAGCAGGGCGTGCGGGACATGGTCCGCATCTCCGACGCCCGCATGAGCGGCACCAGTTACGGCACGTGCGTGCTGCACGTGGCCCCCGAGTCCTACGTCGGCGGACCGCTCGCCCTGGTCCGCACCGGGGACACCATCACCCTCGACGTCGAGGCACGCTCCCTCCAACTCAACGTGGACGACGAGGAGTTGGAGCGCCGCCGGGCCGAGTGGACACCACCGCCGGTCCGTTACGAGCGCGGCTACGGCGCGCTCTACAACGAGCAGATCACGCAGGCCGACACCGGCTGCGACTTCGAGTTCCTGGCAAGGCAGGGCAAAACCCCGGATTCCCACGCCGGTTGA
- a CDS encoding dihydrodipicolinate synthase family protein produces the protein MTTTFETQRAALADVVAIPVTPFAEDGTVDQDAHRALLRRLLDGGIRTLTPNGNTGEFYALTPQERQLVTELTIDEADERAVILVGVGHDVPTAIASARHARERGARMVMVHQPVHPYVSQAGWVDYHRAIAEAVPELGVVPYIRNAQLLGARLAELADSCPNVIGVKYAVPDAARFAAFARDAGLDRFVWVAGLAEPYAPSYFSAGATGFTSGLVNVAPSVSLDMIEALRSGDYPAAMKVWEQIRRFEELRAANGSANNVTVVKEALASLGLCRREVRPPSRELPEAERAEVASIAAGWSI, from the coding sequence ATGACAACGACGTTCGAGACCCAACGGGCGGCCCTGGCCGACGTGGTGGCGATCCCGGTGACCCCGTTCGCCGAGGACGGCACCGTCGACCAGGACGCCCACCGGGCCCTGCTGCGTCGTCTGCTCGACGGTGGCATCCGGACGCTGACGCCCAACGGCAACACCGGTGAGTTCTACGCCCTGACACCTCAGGAGCGGCAGCTGGTCACCGAGCTGACCATCGACGAGGCGGACGAGCGGGCGGTGATCCTCGTCGGTGTCGGCCACGACGTGCCCACCGCCATCGCCTCCGCCCGCCACGCCCGCGAACGGGGCGCCCGGATGGTGATGGTCCACCAGCCCGTCCACCCCTACGTCTCCCAGGCCGGCTGGGTCGACTACCACCGGGCCATCGCCGAGGCCGTGCCCGAGCTGGGCGTCGTCCCGTACATCCGCAACGCGCAGCTGCTCGGCGCCCGGCTCGCCGAGCTCGCCGACTCCTGCCCCAACGTCATCGGCGTGAAGTACGCCGTCCCGGACGCGGCCCGGTTCGCCGCCTTCGCTCGGGACGCCGGCCTCGACCGCTTCGTGTGGGTCGCCGGCCTCGCCGAGCCCTACGCCCCCTCGTACTTCTCCGCGGGCGCCACCGGCTTCACGTCGGGGCTGGTCAACGTCGCCCCGTCCGTTTCGCTGGACATGATCGAAGCGCTGCGGTCCGGCGACTACCCGGCCGCCATGAAGGTCTGGGAGCAGATCCGCCGCTTCGAGGAACTGCGCGCGGCCAACGGCTCCGCCAACAACGTCACCGTCGTCAAGGAGGCCCTCGCCTCCCTCGGCCTGTGCCGCCGCGAAGTGCGCCCGCCGAGCCGCGAGTTGCCCGAGGCCGAACGCGCCGAGGTCGCCTCGATAGCCGCCGGGTGGTCGATATGA
- a CDS encoding GntR family transcriptional regulator, with the protein MTSVPTPIPSRTQFVLEGIKHRILTGQLTPGQALVETELAAQFGVSKTPVREALKTLAGTGLVVMNQYKGVTVRMVDADMAREVYDVRLLLEPEALRRAVRRGASLAAARDALTRADAATDTAERSLANREFHRALYLPCGNPLLGRMLDEVRDQAALVSAVAWAASPSWEREAGEHREILRLALGGDADGAARALHAHIGSFVERAFPQAESEAQGEDGQA; encoded by the coding sequence ATGACCTCTGTGCCCACGCCGATCCCCTCCCGCACGCAGTTCGTGCTGGAAGGGATCAAACACCGCATCCTCACCGGGCAGTTGACGCCGGGTCAGGCCCTGGTGGAGACCGAGCTCGCCGCACAGTTCGGGGTGTCCAAGACGCCCGTGCGGGAGGCGCTCAAGACCCTGGCCGGCACCGGTCTCGTCGTGATGAACCAGTACAAGGGCGTCACGGTGCGCATGGTGGACGCGGACATGGCGCGCGAGGTCTACGACGTGCGGCTGCTCCTCGAACCCGAGGCGCTCAGGCGCGCGGTGCGCAGGGGAGCCTCCCTGGCCGCCGCCCGCGACGCGCTGACCCGGGCCGACGCAGCCACCGACACCGCCGAACGCTCCCTCGCCAACCGCGAGTTCCACCGCGCCCTGTACCTGCCGTGCGGCAACCCGCTGCTCGGCCGGATGCTCGACGAGGTCCGCGACCAGGCAGCCCTCGTCTCCGCCGTCGCCTGGGCGGCCTCGCCCTCCTGGGAGCGGGAGGCCGGCGAGCACCGGGAGATCCTGCGGCTCGCCCTCGGCGGTGACGCCGACGGCGCGGCTCGCGCCCTCCACGCCCACATCGGGTCCTTCGTCGAACGGGCCTTCCCGCAAGCGGAGTCCGAGGCCCAGGGAGAGGACGGTCAGGCATGA
- a CDS encoding MBL fold metallo-hydrolase, with product MSLTLTVLGTASPHPGPDRPCSGYLLRGGGAEVWVDAGPGTFAELQRHTDPARLTAVWISHLHADHNADLLSAVYGLAYGGLTPDAPIPVHAPAGCAERLAGFFGRADTGFLKGVLDFRTLHDGHTVRHGGLTLTARAVTHDVEAYGLRAEADGRVLAYSGDSGPCDSLTELARGADLFLCEADIDAHREGEQVHLTPEDAGRTAREAGVRELLVTHVGPTLTPETATVRAAAVFGGRTATARVGATHTV from the coding sequence ATGTCGCTTACGCTCACCGTCCTCGGTACCGCCTCTCCGCATCCCGGACCGGACCGGCCCTGCTCGGGATATCTGCTGCGGGGCGGGGGCGCCGAGGTGTGGGTGGATGCCGGGCCGGGGACCTTCGCGGAGTTGCAGCGGCACACCGATCCGGCGCGCCTGACGGCCGTATGGATCTCGCATCTGCACGCTGATCACAACGCCGACCTGCTGTCGGCCGTATACGGACTCGCCTACGGCGGGCTCACGCCGGACGCACCCATTCCGGTCCATGCCCCCGCCGGGTGCGCGGAGCGTCTCGCCGGGTTCTTCGGGCGGGCCGACACCGGGTTCCTGAAGGGCGTGCTGGACTTCCGGACCCTGCACGACGGTCACACCGTCCGGCACGGCGGCCTGACGCTCACGGCCCGTGCCGTCACGCACGACGTCGAGGCGTACGGGCTGCGCGCCGAGGCGGACGGGCGGGTCCTGGCGTACTCCGGGGACAGCGGACCCTGTGACTCCCTCACCGAACTCGCCCGCGGGGCCGACCTGTTCCTCTGTGAGGCCGACATCGACGCGCATCGCGAAGGCGAACAGGTGCACCTGACGCCCGAGGACGCCGGGCGCACGGCCCGTGAGGCGGGTGTGCGGGAGCTGCTCGTCACCCATGTCGGGCCCACCCTCACCCCCGAGACGGCCACCGTCCGGGCCGCCGCCGTCTTCGGCGGACGCACCGCCACCGCCCGGGTGGGCGCGACCCACACCGTGTGA
- a CDS encoding TIGR03086 family metal-binding protein — MTDTMLDLGPQTLVIARLAAEVTDEQLADPTPCPELAVRNLLGHLLGLTVAFRDAGRKDLGPTTDSAPGGVPDIGPGWREELPKVLDELADAWRDPAAWTGMTRAGGVDLPGAVAAAVAIDELVIHGWDLARATGQEYTPDPAALRAAHDFLEASADDPSRDEIFGPIVPVPDDAPLLDRAVGLSGRDPGWTRVL, encoded by the coding sequence ATGACCGACACGATGCTCGACCTGGGGCCGCAGACCCTCGTCATCGCCCGCCTCGCGGCCGAGGTCACCGACGAGCAGCTGGCGGACCCGACGCCGTGCCCGGAACTGGCGGTACGGAATCTGCTGGGCCATCTGCTCGGGCTCACCGTCGCGTTCCGGGACGCCGGGCGCAAGGACCTCGGCCCCACGACCGACAGCGCCCCCGGCGGCGTTCCCGACATCGGCCCCGGCTGGCGCGAGGAGCTGCCCAAGGTCCTGGACGAACTCGCCGACGCCTGGCGGGACCCGGCCGCGTGGACCGGTATGACCCGGGCCGGCGGTGTCGACCTCCCCGGCGCGGTCGCCGCCGCCGTCGCGATCGACGAACTGGTCATCCACGGCTGGGACCTGGCCCGCGCCACCGGCCAGGAGTACACACCCGACCCGGCCGCGCTGCGTGCCGCCCACGACTTCCTGGAGGCATCCGCGGACGATCCCAGCCGGGACGAGATCTTCGGCCCGATCGTCCCCGTACCGGACGACGCCCCACTCCTCGACCGCGCGGTGGGCCTGAGCGGGCGGGATCCGGGGTGGACGCGGGTGTTGTAG
- a CDS encoding MFS transporter → MTTTPWPLVRVLRDRNAGLYLAGVVVSGFGTSALWLASGVWVKDLTGSDGLAALCLLAMWAPTLAGPLLGALADRLPRRPLLIGTNLVPAALLLTLLTVDSPDRLWLLYAVLFVYGAAGVVHDAAEAALIATAVDRSLLGDFNGLRMTASEGMKLLAPLAGAGLYTVYGGPAVAVLDAVTFVAATGLYACLRVREPRPEPPTTGWRKHTAEGARHLWAHPRLRPLVLAGGATMLCAGLNGAMTYAVVDDLGRSPAYTGVLYAVQGAGSVAVGLASGPLLRHLGERRFAAYGIALTAVATGLRAVPSDAVALVCGAAIGAGLPCVLIATLTAVQRETPDALLGRTAATANTLVFTPNVLGLAAGAALVELVDQRPLLAVLGAVWLTVALPLLQRPASASRTDSRSPSDANPA, encoded by the coding sequence ATGACAACCACTCCATGGCCGCTCGTGCGGGTCCTGCGCGACCGCAACGCCGGCCTCTACCTGGCCGGGGTCGTGGTCTCCGGCTTCGGCACGTCCGCGCTGTGGCTGGCCTCCGGTGTCTGGGTCAAGGACCTCACCGGCTCCGACGGCCTGGCCGCGCTCTGTCTGCTCGCGATGTGGGCGCCCACCCTGGCCGGCCCCCTGCTCGGCGCCCTCGCCGACCGCCTGCCCCGCAGACCCCTGCTGATCGGCACGAATCTGGTGCCGGCGGCGCTGCTGCTCACCCTCCTCACCGTCGACTCCCCCGACCGCCTCTGGCTGCTGTACGCGGTCCTGTTCGTGTACGGCGCGGCCGGCGTCGTCCATGACGCGGCCGAGGCCGCCCTGATCGCGACCGCCGTCGACCGCTCCCTGCTCGGCGACTTCAACGGCCTGCGCATGACGGCCAGCGAGGGCATGAAACTCCTCGCCCCGCTGGCGGGCGCGGGCCTGTACACGGTGTACGGCGGCCCGGCCGTCGCGGTCCTCGACGCCGTCACCTTCGTGGCGGCCACCGGCCTGTACGCCTGCCTCCGCGTCCGCGAGCCCCGCCCCGAGCCGCCGACGACCGGCTGGCGGAAGCACACCGCCGAGGGCGCCCGGCACCTGTGGGCCCATCCCCGGCTGCGCCCCCTCGTCCTGGCGGGCGGCGCCACCATGCTCTGCGCCGGCCTCAACGGGGCCATGACCTACGCCGTCGTCGACGACCTCGGCCGCTCCCCCGCGTACACGGGTGTGCTGTACGCCGTCCAGGGCGCCGGCTCGGTCGCGGTCGGGCTGGCCTCCGGTCCCCTCCTGCGGCACCTGGGCGAGCGCCGGTTCGCCGCGTACGGCATCGCCCTGACGGCCGTCGCGACGGGACTGCGGGCCGTCCCGTCCGACGCGGTGGCGCTGGTGTGCGGGGCGGCGATCGGCGCGGGGCTGCCCTGTGTCCTGATCGCCACGCTGACGGCCGTGCAGCGCGAGACGCCGGACGCGCTGCTGGGGCGTACGGCCGCCACCGCCAACACCCTGGTGTTCACGCCGAACGTCCTCGGGCTGGCGGCGGGGGCGGCCCTGGTCGAACTGGTCGATCAGCGGCCCCTGTTGGCGGTGCTGGGCGCGGTCTGGCTCACCGTCGCCCTGCCGCTGCTTCAGAGGCCGGCGAGTGCCTCGCGCACCGACTCCAGGTCGCCGTCCGACGCCAACCCGGCGTGA
- a CDS encoding 5-dehydro-4-deoxyglucarate dehydratase: MTPADLATRLGIPSGPLFFPVTAYGPDGSVDLDAYRTHVRRGVEAGAAAVFACCGTGEFHALTPEEFETCVRAAVQETAGRVPVVAGAGYGTALAVRYARLAEAAGADGLLAMPPYLVIAGQEGLLRHYREVAAATALPVIVYQRDNALFTPETVVELARTDGIIGFKDGLGDLDLLQRIISAVRTEVPGDFLYFNGLPTAEQTQLAYRGIGVTLYSSAVFCFAPEIALAFHTAHRTGDDATAHRLLDGFYRPFVELRAQGRGYAVALVKAGVRMGGLDVGEVRPPLHEPTEDHVKQLARIIERGHALLDEDK, encoded by the coding sequence GTGACGCCTGCCGACCTCGCCACTCGACTCGGCATCCCCAGCGGGCCCCTGTTCTTCCCCGTCACCGCCTACGGCCCCGACGGCTCCGTCGACCTCGACGCCTACCGCACCCATGTGCGCCGCGGTGTGGAGGCGGGGGCCGCCGCCGTCTTCGCCTGCTGCGGCACCGGCGAGTTCCACGCCCTGACGCCCGAGGAGTTCGAGACCTGCGTGCGGGCGGCCGTCCAGGAGACGGCGGGCCGGGTGCCGGTCGTCGCGGGCGCCGGCTACGGCACCGCCCTCGCCGTGCGGTACGCGAGGCTCGCCGAGGCGGCCGGGGCCGACGGACTGCTCGCCATGCCGCCCTACCTCGTGATCGCCGGACAGGAGGGCCTGCTGCGGCACTACCGCGAGGTGGCCGCCGCGACCGCGCTGCCGGTGATCGTCTACCAGCGCGACAACGCCCTCTTCACCCCCGAGACGGTCGTCGAGCTGGCCCGCACCGACGGCATCATCGGCTTCAAGGACGGACTCGGCGACCTCGACCTGCTCCAGCGGATCATCAGCGCCGTGCGCACCGAGGTCCCCGGCGACTTCCTCTACTTCAACGGACTGCCGACCGCCGAGCAGACCCAGCTCGCCTACCGCGGTATCGGCGTCACCCTCTACTCCTCCGCCGTCTTCTGCTTCGCGCCCGAGATCGCCCTCGCCTTCCACACGGCCCACCGCACCGGCGACGACGCCACCGCCCACCGTCTGCTCGACGGCTTCTACCGGCCCTTCGTCGAACTGCGCGCCCAGGGCCGCGGCTACGCCGTCGCCCTCGTCAAGGCGGGCGTACGGATGGGTGGACTCGACGTCGGGGAGGTCCGCCCGCCGCTGCACGAGCCGACCGAGGATCATGTCAAGCAGCTCGCCCGGATCATCGAGCGCGGCCACGCGCTGCTGGACGAGGACAAGTGA